The Toxorhynchites rutilus septentrionalis strain SRP chromosome 3, ASM2978413v1, whole genome shotgun sequence genome includes a region encoding these proteins:
- the LOC129772930 gene encoding uncharacterized protein LOC129772930: MSGSEEESCDEVSDRVYLDHLPPKVSDRREKVSVKPTTMEADLKAQIATLKQELDALRQTQTGERPSRSSANENMPRLPDIRELQEYVTVFDPSSPTCASAEMWVKSIDDTGDSYNWSNELRLHCARLNLGGCAKLWLEGYQEATRDWESFKTEIVKGFPTKKNPVYYHNLMSARKWKPNEAVEEYVYEMAAMGRKGGFTEDVIVTYIMSGLKSFLQKSGLAVYRTETVQGLLEQLRWVDNVEAITPSQSRSSGGMQRSTGATWNGGRKARSADGELSCYQCHEAGHVARKCPKVKCFRCSKEGHVKRDCKANLGSQVAEKREPKGASGTSLMRVVDKKSLFRKTVKLAGGNYEAHVDSGADRSTIWEKFKHKVGQISSCHFMLQGFGKSEKVKVTEMVTAKMRVDGLELEVSLAVVPEWAQDIPIIIGKDIIERDDLVMVKRKDKVCFEWDVEDSTDAISSLEEEHKVANIYKIDWSEGRNIDQEMTNSEGSTENTQKLLEVVRDYRDCFALDLKEMGRAKSTEMKIRLEDNEPVFVKPRRMEYAKESALAEITNELLEAGIIQETESPFYSRVVLVPKKNKQFRMAVDYRMLNAKTVKDRFPMPDIDTCFNKLAGAQVFISVDLYSGYYQIPLDEESQNYTAFSTTEGHYRFLHVPFGFANGCAVFQRAVNKMVEHARKRGVVVVAYIDDLVVAGQEELEVLNKFVVLLDVIRGEGFTINLRKSCFFMRKVLYDPSADLELHTDASSGGLAGILLMKTDGGFKPIGFFSRKTSETEAKYHSYDLEMLAIVASVERFRMYLLGRFFVIRTDCSAVRDAYRKREMDHRVARFFLKLQEYDFRLEHRSGSCMKHADATRYKTDRDY; this comes from the exons GTGAACTTCAAGAATATGTGACTGTTTTCGATCCTAGTTCACCGACTTGTGCTTCCGCGGAAATGTGGGTGAAATCGATTGACGACACGGGCGATAGTTATAATTGGTCGAATGAGTTGAGGTTACACTGCGCGCGATTGAACTTGGGTGGCTGTGCAAAACTGTGGCTGGAGGGATATCAAGAGGCAACCCGAGATTGGGAAAGTTTTAAAACGGAAATAGTAAAAGGTTTTCCGACCAAGAAGAACCCGGTTTATTACCACAATTTGATGTCGGCGAGGAAGTGGAAACCCAATGAAGCGGTTGAAGAGTATGTGTACGAGATGGCTGCCATGGGTCGCAAAGGCGGTTTCACGGAGGATGTAATTGTGACATACATCATGAGTGGACTGAAATCGTTTCTGCAGAAATCGGGGCTAGCGGTATACAGAACCGAAACTGTACAAGGGCTCCTAGAGCAATTACGATGGGTTGATAATGTGGAGGCTATAACCCCATCACAAAGTCGCAGTAGTGGAGGTATGCAACGTTCAACTGGTGCAACGTGGAATGGTGGTAGGAAGGCCAGGAGTGCTGATGGTGAATTAAGCTGCTATCAGTGTCATGAAGCAGGACACGTGGCAAGAAAGTGTCCCAAGGTGAAATGCTTCAGGTGTTCAAAAGAAGGGCACGTGAAACGGGACTGTAAAGCTAACTTAGGCTCACAAGTGGCAGAGAAAAGAGAACCCAAAGGAGCCAGTGGCACGAGCTTGATGAGAGTGGTGGACAAGAAAAGCTTGTTCAGGAAAACGGTGAAACTGGCGGGAGGAAATTATGAAGCTCACGTTGATTCGGGCGCCGATCGATCAACGATTTGGGAGAAGTTCAAGCACAAAGTGGGCCAAATTTCTTCATGCCACTTTATGTTGCAAGGTTTCGGCAAGAGCGAAAAAGTGAAAGTAACGGAGATGGTTACGGCAAAAATGCGCGTTGACGGTTTGGAGCTTGAAGTTTCGCTGGCCGTAGTACCGGAGTGGGCGCAGGATATTCCGATAATTATTGGGAAGGACATTATCGAACGTGACGATCTAGTGATGGTGAAGCGAAAGGACAAAGTATGTTTTGAGTGGGACGTTGAAGATTCGACTGATGCGATTAGTTCACTCGAAGAGGAACATAAAGTAGCCAACATCTACAAAATAGATTGGTCAGAAGGACGTAACATTGATCAAGAGATGACAAATAGTGAAGGGAGCACGGAGAATACACAGAAACTTTTGGAAGTGGTACGAGATTACCGTGATTGTTTCGCTTTGGATTTGAAGGAGATGGGCAGAGCAAAGTCCACTGAAATGAAGATCCGGTTGGAGGATAATGAGCCAGTGTTCGTAAAGCCCAGAAGAATGGAATACGCTAAGGAATCAGCGCTTGCAGAGATTACGAATGAGCTACTGGAGGCGGGAATCATTCAGGAAACAGAATCGCCATTTTACAGTCGTGTGGTATTAGTCCCGAAAAAGAATAAGCAGTTCCGGATGGCCGTGGATTATCGTATGCTTAACGCTAAGACGGTTAAAGATCGTTTTCCAATGCCGGATATAGATACATGCTTTAATAAGCTGGCAGGGGCACAGGTGTTCATCTCTGTAGATCTATACAGTGGATACTACCAGATTCCTCTTGATGAAGAGAGCCAGAATtacactgcattttcgacaacgGAAGGTCACTACCGGTTCCTGCACGTGCCTTTCGGATTTGCCAATGGATGTGCTGTTTTCCAGCGAGCAGTGAATAAAATGGTGGAACACGCTCGTAAGCGCGGCGTTGTCGTGGTGGCCTATATTGATGACCTCGTCGTGGCCGGACAAGAAGAGTTGGAGGTGCTCAACAAATTTGTGGTTCTGCTAGACGTGATTCGAGGAGAGGGATTCACAATCAATTTAAGGAAAAGTTGTTTCTTTATGCGGAAG GTGTTGTACGACCCATCGGCGGATTTGGAGCTTCATACCGATGCGTCGAGCGGTGGACTAGCGGGAATTTTGCTGATGAAGACAGACGGAGGTTTCAAGCCGATAGGATTCTTCAGTCGTAAAACCAGTGAAACTGAGGCGAAATACCATAGCTATGATCTGGAAATGCTGGCGATCGTGGCAAGTGTGGAACGATTTCGTATGTATCTGCTTGGACGATTTTTTGTCATCCGTACAGATTGTTCTGCTGTTCGTGATGCTTATCGAAAGCGAGAGATGGATCACCGTGTGGCGAGGTTTTTCCTGAAGCTACAGGAATATGACTTCCGGCTGGAACATCGAAGTGGTAGCTGCATGAAGCATGCTGATGCGACAAGATACAAAACTGACCGAGACTATTGA